Genomic DNA from Paracoccus aminophilus JCM 7686:
CGTAGATCCGGCACAGCCGCGCAGTTTCGCGCGCGAGAGCTGAGACCTGCACCGGCAGGAGCGGGGCCCGGCCCCAGACGAACGGACGCTCATTGGCGCCGGCCATGGCGCAGATCGAAAGACCGACCGCGCCGCCATTGGCATTGAGCGTATGCGAGCGCGGCGTCGCGGGATCAGCCAGCCAGCGCACCTCACCATCACCGAGGATCAGGGCGTGATAGGCGGCGATGGCCTCGGTGCTGGCGGCATAGCCGCTCACGGCCCAATGCCAGTGAATCCGGGTGACCCCGCTCGAATGCTGAAACGGCTGCCCCCGCGCCTTCTGCGCGGCCAGTGCCGCCGCATAGGCCGCGCGCGTCCGACTGCCGTCGATCCCGTCGATCGGGCCCGGCCAAAAGCCCAGGGCGGCGCAGCGCGCCTGCCGCGCGCGCACCGCGTTCATGACTGCGGTCATGTTCTCTCTCTCCTGAAATGAAAAAACCGCCCGGAGGGGCGGCAGCGTGTGGTAAAGTGGGCGGGTGCTTCGCGTCTGCTGGCGTTGTGCGCGAGGCATGGCCCTGATGATGGCATCCATCAGGGCCAACTCTTTCGTATCGACGGCCATGTGGTGTGGTATAGAATTGGCTAATCTCATGTTTCTGGGAGGGTGCATGAGATATGACCCCAGTCGAGGTCCACCGACTGGGGTCAATTTCGTTGGACGCCCCCGCCTTCATCCTTTAGTGGTAATTGCGTTCCGCACTTCTTCTCTAGGTCTAGCTGCGGACAGCCGCTCGTTCAGTTCAACCTGCGAGGGCAAAGCCTCCCGCGCGTAGCAGACGCCTATCGCGGGAGGCGTTTTACGTGGAGCAGCAGCCGGCCACTGTGATGTTGGCTACTGCCAAATGCTCCCTTAGTACGAAAGGCCTCCCGATCACCGCGCAATGTGGTAAAGGGAGCCCGGTTCTCGCGCACGCGCGTGATCGAGCCCCGGCCCCTTCCTATCGCGCGAACTAGGCGGGGGCCGGTTACCTTGTCTGCGCTCGGTTCTGGTCAGACACCTGCGCATAGATGCGGTCGAGCGTCAGCTTCATACTGGAGATGTTTTCTTCCATCCGGGCCTGCCGCACATCCCACTTCTGCTGTGCCGTCTCGGAGGCGGTCAGGCGCGCTTCATGACGATCAAGGCGGGCGGCATGATCCTTGTTTCGAAGGTCAATCATCCTCGCCCACCAGATGATTGCAAAATTCCCGACAAGCTGAGGATAGCCGGATTGAATGGCCTTGAGGATATCAAGGACAGCTTGTTGTTCGGTCATTGCGCCTCCTGCGCATCAGAGAAAGGTCGAATGGCGGCGCGATCACTGCGCGATATGGTTGGGTTGCCGTCTCCGATCGTCCGACGGCATGGCCTCACGCTCCCTATGTTCTCAGCTCGTGAGCAGCCATCACTGCGCGGGGTCGATATCTTCACGATCATCGACTCCGCGGCCTTCTTACGGTTCAGTCCGACCCGAAGTATGAGGTGCCTGAAACGCCCTTGAAACTGCAATAGCGCGGAATAATCTGAACTGGCCGTTTCATCTGTCGGGGGTGACGGTATGGCCTCAGCCTCCCAGGCTTCTCGTTCGGAAGAGGTCATCAACTGCGCAGGATTGATGACGCTGGAGTCGTCGATCCTGCGCCTTTAATCACCTCGGTTCCGTCTGTGCCGACTTGCTGTTCAGTCATTGCGCCTCCTGCGCATGAAAAAGCCCGCGCGAGGCGGGCATCAGGCAATCGGCACCTCAAAGCTGTGCATTGGCCGATAGACCGGCAGACCGGTGATCGGCCCGGTGCCCTGCCAGACCTCACGGATCGAACCCGCTGCGGTGACATAGCGCGTGTCGACCTCGCCCGCATTCGGGCGGCGATAGACATATTGCAGCCGGGCCGAGCTGTTCGGCGTGCCCGAGAGGCTCAGGGTGATCTCGCGATCCCCGGTTTGCTCAACCCCGGTGATTGTGGCGCTGTCGTTCGAGAGGCTGAAGCCGAGATGGGGATCGAGCGGCACCATGTCCCGGTCGATCATAATCGGCGTCAGGCTCTCGACCGCGAGGATCACCTTGTTGCCGAGCCCTGCCGCGCGCTCGCCTTTGGGAAAGGCACACCACCAGGGCAGGCCCGCAACGTGGTTGCGATAGGCAAAGGCATCCATCTCGCGCAAACGGACCTGCGACAGATAGGAGGTGTGGATATGATCGGGCGTCCCGCCGCGCGCCGTACCCATCGGCAGGTGATAACGCGGCCCGACATCGACCACCTTATGACCCGCCAGGCGCGCCTGTCGCATCAACTCGCGCAAAGCGTATTTGACCTGCCAGTCGCTGCCAAACGCGGACATGGCTGTGGTGCCGCCCGGAATATCGACCAGCCAGACCACCGGCAGGCCGGTGAACGCCAGATCGGCCTCGATATCGGCCATGTAGCCAAGCCCGTCAGCCGTATAGGTCGCCCACGGGTCGCGCCGATTGGTCTCGCCATGGGTGAAGGCGATCACGATTTCTGTTGGCGGAACAGCTGCATGCGTCATCACCGCCGTCACCCACTCGATCATGCGAATGCGCTGGGGCGCGGGCGCGCCGGAGGGAAGCACCTTCCAGATCGCAAAATTCGGATCGGTCGCCGTGAATCCCGCGCCGCCGCGCCCATGACTGCCTGCGTAGATCATCCCGGCCCCGCGCGGATCGAGCGCGTTCGACGCAGAGGCAAGAGCCTCGGCAGACGATTGGACGCCTGCGATCTGTGCGGGAACAAAGCCAGTGATCGGAACGGTAGGGACTTGCCCGTTGTGCCCCCGCAACCCGCCCAGCTCGCCGACGCCATCATTCGACATCAGCACGAAGTCGGGCGTTTTCGCCGGGATATAGAGCGGAGGGCCCTCCATCTCAGACACCGCCGCATTGGACTGCCCGAGCACCATGAAAATCGCGACCCGCGACGGCAGCCAGTGCCATGCCCCGTCGCCGCCGACCGTATAGCGTGCCGCAGCGCCGATCCCGGCATCGCCAACCAGCTGGGTTACGCCGCCAACGCGGCGCGGCAATAGGGTCGCCGAGGCGGGCAAGGGCTCGGGGGGCGTATAGCCGCCGCCCGAGCCGCTGCCCGAGACCGTGGCCAGCGCGGCCTGCATCTGGGCGAAGGTCGGATGATCGCGGGCGACCCATTCCGACGACCACCGCAGGATCCACCACTTTGCATCGAGGTCTTTTGCATATTCATCGGTTTCAGGCAGGTCGGGCAGCCTGCCAATCGTCGCCCAGATTGCCTCTCCCGGCGCGTTGCCCTTCGTAATGACAAGCACTTTCGCTCCTGCCGGGACGGTGATCCCAGACGGTCGCAGATTGTTTGCGACGACGCGCTTGACAGCGCCGTCGTACATGTCATCCCGCAGCACCTGGGAAGACGAGGCCCGCCGCCACCATTGGTTACCCGTGCCGTCGCGGCGCAGCGTGTCCGTTACCACGCCATCGCTCGGCGCAGAGGCTCGAACCCATTTCGCGGATTCCGTCCCGACTGATTTGGTGACGTCGATGCACTGCGTCCCGGTCGGGGGGATCGCGCCGTCGATCGTCAGGCTGTTGTTCGCATATTGCCAGACCCGGCCAGAGCGCAGTTCGGAGGTGTCAGCCTTGGCCGCGAGATCACTCTCGATCGACGTTGTCGAGAACGTGCGCCCCCACCATTGGCCGGTCGCATCCTGAACCAAAACATCCGTCGCGCCGCCGCTCGTCGGCGCCGATCGTCGAACCCAGTCGGCCTGGCCAGATCCGGTCGTCTTATGCACCGCGATCATTTGGGTGCCGGTCGGGGGCGTAGCGCCCACCGGCGTCAGGTCATTGCGGGCATAGCGCCAGACCCGGCCATTGGGCAGATCGGTCTCAACGGCCGAGACCCGCGCCTTGATCGCCGGCGTATCCTCGGAGAGATACCACCACGCGGCATCGGCGGTCTGGGCATGGATCGCCGGATTGACCGGGTTCGGAGCCGATCCAAGCCGACGCCAGTTAAAGGTCCCGGAGTTATTGGCGACGATGATCTGGTTCGTGCCGGGCGGCGGGGTCTGCGCGGAGAGATTGGTGCTCGAGCTGTGCCAGAGCCTGCCATTGCGCAGATCCGTGAGCTCAGCATTCGTGCCCGTCTGCATCTCCGTCATCCAGGTCCGGATATCGGCCTTGGGCACAGCGGAGCCATTCGGGTAAATCTCACCCGGCGTCTTGGTCGTCGTGACCATGGGGAACCTCAGTCTTTAAGGGAGATATTGGCCGACAAGCACCTCAGCCGAGGTCTTGCCGCTTTGATTTTCTGATCGGAGCCAGTAGCGCGCACCCTCGGACGGGATGCTGGCCGTGATCGCGACCTCGGACGAGGTGTCGTAATTCCAGCGCTGAAAGACCGCCGCGCTGAACGGCGCGCCCGGCGCGGCGCGCCACAGTCCGGTGCGGTAGTAATTGGCGCCGAGATCCGGAGCCATGATCACCGTCAGCGTGCCGCCAGCCGTCCCGGACTTGCTGATGATCTGCGGCGCATCGGGGGGCGTGGTATTGGCGACAACTTCGATGCCCGTCACCGTCGTAATTTCCGACGCCGCATCATTGCCGCCCGGCGCCGCGCCGCTGTCCGGGCGCGCGCTATACCAGCCGATCCCGATCTCATATTCGCCGCGATCGGCATTGGGCAGGCTCCGCGCGACGAGCTTGCCGCCCACCCGAATGTCCTGCACCTCGAGCCCATAGCGAAAGCTCGAGCCCGCGCGCCGGTAATAGCCGCCGAGATAATACGGCCCGTCAATCGGATCGACCTCGATGCGGATATAGGGCGGCCCGTCATTGTTGACGATGGTCAGGGAGGAGATCACCGGCGCCGCGAGAAGCTGCGGACCGGGCTCGGTCTTGTCCGGGACCGAGGGCGGGTCGCCCTCCTCCGCGGCAGTCCAGCTAAAGCTCGCCGGATCTGCCGCGATCAGCTGGACCGTGACCACGCCCTCATCGCCCTCGGCGTCAAAGGCAAAGCCGTCGATCCAGGCGCTCGCATTAATCAGCCCAAGCTCGGGCAGATGCAGGCGCACGGTTTCTTCTTCGAGGAGCAACAGCCCCCAGAAGCGCAGCCGCACCGTCGCCCGCCATGCAGGGTTGAGCTTGGCCATCTTGATCTTGGCGAGCCGCCGCGCCTGCCCGTGGCTCTGCACCCAAGGCAGGTCAATCTCTTTCGCGGCGCTCTCGCCATAAAGCGCCAGCGCCGCCGCATCATCCCATGGGTCCGCGCTGGTCTGCTGCCAGCCGATCTCAGGCGCGACATATTTGGGGACCAGCGTGGTGACGCGCTCGAACTCGCCCGAGCCCGGCCCGATGTCGAGGCTGACGATATGCTCCTCCCGGATCGTGTAGTTCGGCGCGCGCCATTTGCCGACCCGAAAGCCGAGCTTGCCCTCGCTGGTGATGTAGAACCGCCCCGCAGAAGCATCCTCGAGGCGGCGCAGGACATCGACCACCGGCTCGGACAGGGTATAGCTGCCGCCGCCGATATAGCGCCGCGCGGTGCCCGGTGCCTTGCGCGGGATCGGATCCTCGCAATCGGCAATGGCCTGGGCGAAAGAGGCCGTGTCGAGATCGGCGAGCCGCAGCGGGCCATAGCTCGGATGGGTCAGCACATCCCGCGCCTGCACGGCGATATTGTCGGACCAGGTCGCGTCGCCGGTGATCGGGTTGTGGCAGGCATCGCCCTTGATCAGCGCCGATATCTGCGGATCGCCCCCGCTATAGACCTCCGAGATCTTGTCGCCTTTGACCGCATCGAAGGTGCCCAGGATCGTGCCGACCCCGCGCAACCGATGGTTCGGCGTCCAGCCCGGGAAAGCCGCCTGCAGCGAGGCATAGGCCCCGCCCGATTGCAGGGCGCTCTGCCCTGAGCGCCAGTCGATGCTGACCACGCCGGCATAGGGTTTGCTGGTCACGGCAGTTCCTGAGAGCGTGATCTCTTTGTCATTGAGCCAGACCGTCTCAACCGCCGAGATCCCGCCCTGCCCCATCGCCAAGAGCTTGAAGAGCCGCCGCTGGCCGCCGACCTGCGCCCAATCCCAAAACATCGCGGCGCCCGAGGCACGCACCCGGCCAAGATGGCGGATGCGCTGCGCGTTGCTGTCGCGCAATTCGGTCTGCAGATCGCGCGGCTTCGGCCCTTTCGGCTGGGTGACCTTGGCCACCGCCATATTCAACGCGATGGCGGCTGCCGTGCGCAGGGCAAAGCCCACGACCGTTTGGGCGCTCCAAGTCGCCGCCAGCCAAGGACCAACTTGTGGCATTCATCTTCCCCAGATCTGGATTGCTTCGGCGCGGACCAGCCCGACACCATGCGGCTTGCGAAAAGCCCATTTCTCGCCATGGCGGATCGCCGCGACCTCATGGCCCGCGACCGCGATCACCGCGACATCGCCCTCGCGCGCAGCCGCGCGTTGCGGCAGCGGGCATTCCCGCGCCAGAAACCCCGGAAGATTGCCGCCGGTGATCCTCCGCATCTCCACCTCGGTCGCATAGCGCCCGCGCCAGCGCGCCGCCGGATCGAGGTCCCAATGCAGGCGGCACCAATCCGCGACCCAGATCGTGCAATCGACCTCGCCCCAGCTCCAGGGCCGGTGCCAGCTCTGGCGGATGTAATCGCCTACCCGCGCAGCCAACCGGTGATGACCTTGCCGACGAGGGTCGGGGCAAATTCGCAGCCGCGATCCCCGGCCGAGCGCCGTTGCTGGTCGCGGTCGGTATATTCGCCAAGCGGTGTCATATTGCGGATGTCGAGCGGGCTCTCGGCGCGGATCTCGAGATATTCGAGTTCAGCGGTCTGGACCTTTTTGACATCGCGGATCTTACCCCGATGCATCGAGACCATCGGCCCAACCGGCACGCCGCCGGAATAGAGCTGCAGGTATTGCTGGATCGGACGCCCCCACCATTCGGCGCGGTTGTCGAGCGCGGCGAGCAGGAGCGGCAGAGGGTTCTTGCCGATGCGATAGATCGCGGGCACCGCCTCCAGCGGACCACCGGATTCGATCGCCGCCGCCTGGACCCAATCATGGGCGGGTTGCCAGGTGACCCCGCCGAGCGTGTCCGGCGTGCTGCCCTCGATCAGCCGATAGCTCGCGCTGGCAAATGCGACATGGAACAGGCGCCGACACTCGACCAGCTCGCGATTGGCGTCGAGAAGCGCGACCTGCGCAGGGGTGAAAGCCATTATCGATCAAACGCCTCGACAAAGTTGACGGTGACCTGCTGGCCCCATTTGAGGTTCTCGCGTACCCGCCGCCCCTCATCGTCCGAGGCAAAGCGGCCATAGAACCGCGGCGGATCTGTGACGAGCCGGACGCCAAGCGGCAGGTTCGCGCGCAGCGGTGGCTCGAACGAGACCTGACCGCCGGGCTGGCTGTCGGTGACCCGATAGAGAAATCCATCGCGCGAGAACATGTCGCCGGGGCGCAGGTTCGGGCGCGTCGGATTGCTGGTCTCGGTCACGAAAGAGGTCGCGCCGGCCGAGGCCGCCGCTTTGAGCAGGAGATCCTGCATGCCGCTGGTCGGATCCGCGAGTCCGGTGCCGTCCGAGAACCAGACGTCATCGTCGAAGGGCCATTGCCGGGACGCGACCCGCGGGCCGTAGCGAAACGGATCGCAGATGCAGAGGCTCGCGATATTGGTCCGCCCCCGCATCCGCGTCACCAGCACCTCGAAGGCGCGCAGCCGGTCAGCTTTGAAGGTCTGGGCAAAGGTCAGCGAGACCTCCCAAACCGCCGAGTTGACCCCGATAACCTGCTCTGACCCGGCAAGGTTGCGCCCGGCGCTGCGCGTGGTCCATTTCAGAAAGAAATCGGTATCGCGCAACCCAAGGCCGCAGGGCCATTCGATGATCTCTGGCATTCATGTTCTCTCGCCGAGTAATTTTTGGGCAGCCCGGTAGCGGGAGATGAACTTGTCATTCTCGCGCGCCAACGCCGCGTTGATGAGCGTCACGGTCTTCTCGCTAGCATCGCCCGCGATATGGATCTGCGGCGCAAAGGTTGCGCTGCCGCCGCCCTGCCCCCCGCGCAGCGCGGCCTGTGCTTGCGGCACGCTCAAGATCCGACCATTGACTGCGGGGACGAATGGCTCCGGCCCGCGCTCGCCCGTCATGTACATCTGACCGGCTGTGACCGGGCCGCCGTTGGCGCGTCCAGGGAGGACTGCAGGCGCGCCCGCAATACGCAGCGCCCCGGTCAGCTTGTCGCCCCCGCCGAAGATGCTGCCAAACAGCCCGCCAAGAAGGCCCGATCCGCCACCGCCAGAGAATGGCCCAGACCCGAACAGTGCCGCTTCCAGCGCGGCTTTGGCCAGCATCTTGGCGACATTGCCGAGGACATCAGCAAAGCTGTTGCCCGCCACGATCGCGTCGAGCAGGCCGTCCTTGAGGGTGTCCTGGACGCTCGCCATGAACTGCTGGCGCTCGGCCACCTTGCCTTCCGCAACAGCACGCTCATTCGTTGCGATGATGTCAGCCTTTTTGGCCTCGCCCAGAGCCTCGATGGCCTGCTTGTAGGTCAGGGTGCTACCGGTCATCAGCGTATCGAGATCGACATTGCGGCGCTTGGCGTCGGCAACCAACATCATGATGGTCTTTTGCTTTTCGAACTCGCCGTTGATTTCTGCGATGGCACGTGCCTGATCCTGCGCGCCCATGCCGGAGGCTTTGACCGCCGCAATCTGGTCAGATTGCTGGCGGGCCATCTCGACAGTCTGCTGCTGGGTCAAAAGGTTTTCAGAAAGCGTCTTTCCGTATTCCTTGGCTTGCTTGGCAAGACGCTCGCGCTCTTTGATCTCCTCATCCAGCTTCTTCTGGATCTCGGGATCAGCAAGCGGAATGGACTGCTGGCCCCATGCCGCGTTTATCACGGAGCGATTGACACCCTGCGTTGACGTCCAGACCCGACCCAGATGATCAACGTCTCCGGGTTTAATCTCGCGCAGCAACTGCTGCGCAAGACGGTCCTGAAGCTCGGCGGTAAACAGCGTGTCCAAAGAGAGATTGAGGGTCTTAATCAACCCGCCGCTGCCATCGAGACCTTTGCCGCCGAGCGTCGACCCGACAATCTGATATGCACCAACAGCAGAACTGTTCTTGGTGTTCTCCGGATGCGACAGCATCTGCTTTTGCAGTGCAAGCACTTCACGGAGGGTCATATTGACAAGGTTGACGGAGCCTCCGGTATACTTCCCATGATCCAGGGTCACATTGTAGTCGCCACCGCTCTCTCGGCGCTTGATGAGTTCGAGGATGCCTTTTTGCGCCGCCGCTCCATCCCGCCCCCATTCGGTCGCGGTATTGCCAGTCACGCTCTGAACCAAGCCGTCAATGAAGCTGCCGGCACCGGCCTTTAGACGCTGTTGCATGGCCTTGAACAAATCGTCATTGGCAAGGGCCAGTGCCCTGGTCTTATCCGCCTCTTGGTCGATGAGATTAATCCGCTCCCGAGCCATCCTGATTGCCTCGGCATTTCCGGATTTGATCGCCTCATCCAGCATCTTCTGCGCCGTGAGCCGGTCGTCAGACAGCTTTTTGAGCTTTTCGGTATCGGTTTGATATTGCTCGACCACGCGGGTCTGCGCGGAACGCAGCGCCTCCGACTGCGATGATGCCATGTCGAAATAGGCTTTTGCCTTTTCGGCGAGGCCATCCTTGCCGCCGAAGCGCTCCGCCACCTTATCGGCCCCACCGGCCACATCGATCAGGGCTTGCTGCAGCGCTTCTGCGGCCTGCTGCACCTTGACCGTGTCCCCGCCCGCTTCCGTCGTAAGCTTCATCGCGGCGGCGAGCTTTTGTGCCTGCGGCCAGCTGAGACGATAGGTGTCGGCGAGGTTTTTCACCTTCTTTTCGGTGTCGGTCATTTTTCGATCAACATCCGCACCGGAGATCCAGCCGAGACCGGATGCCAGCAAGCCCGCACTCTCTGCCTTGTCGCCAAAGCCACCGCCAATCGAGCCAATGGATTTGCCGAGGTCTGCCATAGCGGACGAGGCGATTGCCCGGGCAATCGCCGATTGCTGCTGGAAGAACGACTGTGCCGCACCCGCCGCTTCG
This window encodes:
- a CDS encoding peptidoglycan recognition protein family protein, encoding MTAVMNAVRARQARCAALGFWPGPIDGIDGSRTRAAYAAALAAQKARGQPFQHSSGVTRIHWHWAVSGYAASTEAIAAYHALILGDGEVRWLADPATPRSHTLNANGGAVGLSICAMAGANERPFVWGRAPLLPVQVSALARETARLCRIYDIPVSRWSTLSHAEIQPSLGVVQKNKWDITVLPGMAGPADPISVGDRLRDLVSRELSTL
- a CDS encoding DUF6950 family protein: MAARVGDYIRQSWHRPWSWGEVDCTIWVADWCRLHWDLDPAARWRGRYATEVEMRRITGGNLPGFLARECPLPQRAAAREGDVAVIAVAGHEVAAIRHGEKWAFRKPHGVGLVRAEAIQIWGR
- a CDS encoding phage tail protein, translating into MPQVGPWLAATWSAQTVVGFALRTAAAIALNMAVAKVTQPKGPKPRDLQTELRDSNAQRIRHLGRVRASGAAMFWDWAQVGGQRRLFKLLAMGQGGISAVETVWLNDKEITLSGTAVTSKPYAGVVSIDWRSGQSALQSGGAYASLQAAFPGWTPNHRLRGVGTILGTFDAVKGDKISEVYSGGDPQISALIKGDACHNPITGDATWSDNIAVQARDVLTHPSYGPLRLADLDTASFAQAIADCEDPIPRKAPGTARRYIGGGSYTLSEPVVDVLRRLEDASAGRFYITSEGKLGFRVGKWRAPNYTIREEHIVSLDIGPGSGEFERVTTLVPKYVAPEIGWQQTSADPWDDAAALALYGESAAKEIDLPWVQSHGQARRLAKIKMAKLNPAWRATVRLRFWGLLLLEEETVRLHLPELGLINASAWIDGFAFDAEGDEGVVTVQLIAADPASFSWTAAEEGDPPSVPDKTEPGPQLLAAPVISSLTIVNNDGPPYIRIEVDPIDGPYYLGGYYRRAGSSFRYGLEVQDIRVGGKLVARSLPNADRGEYEIGIGWYSARPDSGAAPGGNDAASEITTVTGIEVVANTTPPDAPQIISKSGTAGGTLTVIMAPDLGANYYRTGLWRAAPGAPFSAAVFQRWNYDTSSEVAITASIPSEGARYWLRSENQSGKTSAEVLVGQYLP